DNA from Candidatus Methylomirabilota bacterium:
TTGGTCGGTGCCGCCGGCGCGACGAAAACGCTCCGGGTGGGCACGAACGTGCTCAACAATGACTTTCGGCACCCGGTGCTCGTTGCGCGCGAAGCCGCGACGGTGGATCTCCTGACCGACGGCAGGCTCGAGCTCGGCGTGGGGGCCGGACACATGCAGTCCGAGTACGACCAGGCAGGAGTGCATTTCGATCCGGCCGAGACCAGAATCGAGCGGCTGGCGGAGGCGATCGCCATCATCAAAGGCCTGCTCAACGGTGAAGAGGTCACGTTCGCGGGGCGCCACTATCGGGTGACGGGCCACCGGATCTATCCGCTTCCCGTTCAACGCCCTCACCCGCCCATGCTCATCGGCGGGAACGCCCGGCGACTCCTGAGCCTCGCGGCGGAGGAAGCCGACATCGTCGGCCTGACGGGGATCATCTTCCGTCGCGGCGGAGTGGAGAAGGATCTCTCTGGCTGGAGGGTGAAGTCCGTCGACGAGCGGGTGCAGCTCGTGAGAGACGTGGCCGGAGACCGATTCGGGCACCTGGAGCTCAACGCCCTGGTGCAACGGGTCATCGTGACGGACGATCGTCGCGCGGCGAGCGAAGAGCTGGCGAAGCTCTGGACGCAGTTGAATCCCGAAGAGATTCTCCAGAGTCCCTACGTGCTCATCGGGACCATCGATCAGCTCATCGAGCAACTCCTGGCTCGCCGAGCGCGCTGGGGCATCTCGTATTATGTGATCTTCGAGCCCTACATGGATGCGTTCGCGCCGGTCGTCGCGCGCCTCGCCGGCAGATAGCCCCATGGCACCTTCACCGATGCCGGCGAGGCGTGTCGAGACGGCGACTCTCACGGCAGGACTCGCGTCACGCTTCCGGGGCATCGACCGCTCGCTGCCCGTCTGGGTCGGGGCGGCGCTGGCGCTGCTCTTCCTGA
Protein-coding regions in this window:
- a CDS encoding LLM class F420-dependent oxidoreductase, producing the protein MKPFRFGVNVRKAGSRAEWAETARRIEDLGYAVLSVPDHPADILSPIPALVGAAGATKTLRVGTNVLNNDFRHPVLVAREAATVDLLTDGRLELGVGAGHMQSEYDQAGVHFDPAETRIERLAEAIAIIKGLLNGEEVTFAGRHYRVTGHRIYPLPVQRPHPPMLIGGNARRLLSLAAEEADIVGLTGIIFRRGGVEKDLSGWRVKSVDERVQLVRDVAGDRFGHLELNALVQRVIVTDDRRAASEELAKLWTQLNPEEILQSPYVLIGTIDQLIEQLLARRARWGISYYVIFEPYMDAFAPVVARLAGR